A window from Marinagarivorans cellulosilyticus encodes these proteins:
- a CDS encoding transposase — translation MVGALLTQQGFVTEGYSSVAMRNHWTSYYKWLQTGKWTWLAFVHQFTRLALPVLNVKSVYLAIDDTLTLRSSQKAPSSKIHHQHGNKPNLVRFVRGQCWVSLAIIATRINGDSVALPLLSRLIPGVGNTGKLVAANSLIRAIYHLFQGLKVTVLVDSWYMRRHFIECMQSKGFHVTGQVRIDTRLYDIPPERQLGKRGRPRKYGDKYTPKRIAHLKKTEATLKLYGKKQTIRYRSKLVKVRFLEGRMVIAVWSELENKDGAWKPARLFLSTDTALTPVQLIESYGRRWSTETMFNQLKLQWGLKEAWQQTRQTLHRWVHITNVAYGILQLLTCINSDEVLHLCQLSPWRKNEPITAGLIRKRLARILMHVPIQSWMNLKCKKISVLNMPIYNGSDG, via the coding sequence CTGGTTGGCGCATTACTTACACAACAAGGGTTTGTGACTGAAGGTTACTCTAGTGTGGCTATGCGTAATCATTGGACAAGCTACTACAAATGGCTTCAAACGGGAAAATGGACGTGGCTGGCGTTTGTACATCAATTCACCCGACTGGCACTACCTGTATTAAATGTGAAGTCCGTGTATTTAGCCATTGACGACACACTGACTTTGAGATCATCCCAAAAAGCACCCAGCAGTAAAATTCATCACCAACATGGCAATAAACCTAACCTTGTACGCTTTGTTCGCGGGCAATGTTGGGTGAGCTTAGCGATAATTGCGACACGCATAAATGGTGACTCGGTCGCGCTACCACTGCTTTCCCGGCTGATACCTGGCGTAGGTAACACGGGAAAGTTAGTGGCTGCCAATTCATTAATACGGGCGATCTATCACTTGTTTCAAGGTCTTAAAGTGACGGTGTTAGTTGATAGTTGGTACATGCGTCGTCACTTTATTGAATGCATGCAATCGAAAGGTTTTCATGTGACTGGCCAGGTGCGTATAGACACCCGCCTATATGATATTCCCCCTGAGCGTCAGCTGGGCAAGCGAGGACGTCCACGAAAATATGGTGATAAATATACTCCCAAGCGAATTGCACATTTAAAGAAAACAGAAGCAACCCTTAAACTTTATGGGAAAAAACAAACCATTCGTTATCGGAGTAAACTGGTAAAAGTACGATTTTTAGAGGGGCGTATGGTTATTGCCGTGTGGTCGGAATTAGAAAATAAGGATGGAGCCTGGAAGCCAGCGCGTTTATTTTTAAGTACCGACACAGCGCTTACCCCAGTTCAACTCATAGAAAGTTATGGCCGCCGCTGGTCAACCGAAACAATGTTTAATCAACTCAAATTGCAGTGGGGGCTCAAGGAGGCGTGGCAGCAAACGCGACAGACATTACACCGCTGGGTACATATTACAAATGTAGCCTATGGCATTCTTCAATTGTTGACCTGTATTAATAGTGACGAAGTCTTACATTTGTGCCAATTATCGCCTTGGCGTAAAAACGAACCGATCACAGCGGGGCTTATTCGAAAACGACTGGCACGTATTTTAATGCATGTCCCTATTCAGTCATGGATGAACCTAAAGTGTAAAAAAATCAGCGTACTCAATATGCCGATTTATAATGGGAGTGATGGCTAG
- a CDS encoding ATP-binding protein, with the protein MNRAFLSLYILIVLCVALFGWGLDKLWQYYSPPPSITTAEHNLLALVEYSIEQSPAQLNDKHAVVTAMSQSTHSHIELLSLDDFANSSLSEILTAGQPVRLHNQHGELQLYKRIQNSPNVIRITLPAQPPQKSSYLYEILLTLFYGSIGLVVFIWVWPLMRDVRKLERHTQHVGKHSLPDPVSVLPGSAVSHLASAFNQMAERIKELLASHKEMTYAVSHELRTPLARMKFALAMLKSNSPDSSPHATSIAQDIDEMDALITQLLTYAGYEQEDGPLKQQDGDMAFLISELIQRAKDSHPSTHIEVTLECANDSTHVHCDWHLMERAIFNLIHNALRFAESAIHVTLSQTPKAYTITVDDDGPGIPQAQQTRVFESFVRLESKPNAQVRGFGLGLAIVQRVMKWHDGRAIVTTSPKLRGAQFILRWPK; encoded by the coding sequence CATAACTTGCTTGCGTTAGTAGAGTATTCAATCGAACAATCACCAGCGCAGCTAAACGATAAACACGCAGTGGTTACGGCTATGTCGCAATCGACACACAGCCATATTGAACTATTATCACTTGATGATTTCGCCAACTCGTCCCTTAGCGAAATATTAACAGCAGGCCAACCCGTGCGCCTACACAACCAACACGGTGAGCTGCAGCTGTACAAGCGCATTCAAAACAGCCCAAACGTTATTCGCATCACCCTGCCCGCTCAGCCGCCCCAAAAAAGCAGTTACCTGTACGAAATTTTACTCACGTTATTTTATGGTTCTATTGGCTTAGTGGTTTTTATTTGGGTATGGCCATTAATGCGCGATGTTCGTAAACTAGAGCGCCATACCCAACACGTAGGTAAACACAGTTTGCCTGATCCGGTTAGCGTATTACCGGGCTCCGCTGTTAGCCACCTGGCTAGTGCATTTAATCAAATGGCAGAACGCATTAAAGAACTACTGGCCAGCCATAAAGAAATGACCTACGCCGTCAGCCACGAACTGCGAACCCCCCTTGCACGCATGAAATTCGCCCTAGCGATGCTTAAAAGCAACAGTCCCGACTCGTCACCGCATGCGACCAGCATTGCTCAAGATATCGACGAAATGGATGCGCTAATTACCCAACTGTTAACCTACGCAGGTTACGAGCAAGAAGACGGGCCACTAAAACAACAAGATGGTGATATGGCCTTTTTAATTAGCGAACTTATTCAGCGAGCGAAAGATAGCCACCCAAGCACTCACATAGAAGTAACGCTTGAATGCGCCAACGATAGCACTCATGTCCACTGCGATTGGCACCTGATGGAAAGAGCCATTTTTAATCTTATTCACAATGCACTACGCTTTGCAGAATCGGCAATACACGTAACACTTTCACAAACACCCAAGGCGTACACAATTACCGTAGACGATGATGGTCCAGGCATTCCACAAGCGCAGCAAACGCGTGTTTTTGAATCGTTTGTGCGCTTGGAATCTAAACCCAATGCGCAGGTAAGGGGTTTTGGTTTGGGCTTAGCTATTGTGCAAAGAGTAATGAAATGGCACGACGGGCGCGCAATAGTAACCACCAGCCCCAAGCTGCGCGGGGCACAGTTTATTTTGCGATGGCCTAAATAA